TTGGGGGATCCAGGGCGGGGCGGACGCTTGCGGCCGTGGAAATTTTCGCTCCCGGGGGTGCTTGCAGCGGCCGATGCGAGCGCCTCCAGAGGGCGACGCCAAGCACCAGGAGGATGACAACAATGACCACTGCCCATAACGTGTGGCGGGTCGGCGGTTCCGGTCGGGAATGGACATTAGGAGGAGAGAAGCGGCTGAGATCGACATCAGCCCTGGTCTTCGCAGCCATCTGGTACTCTTCGATGAGCGGGTCCTCATCCAGGCCCAGGTAGCGAGCGTAAGCCCTCACGAAACTGCGGCGAAATATCCCTCCCGGAAGCGCAGAAAACTCGTCAGTTTCAATGGATTTAAGGAAGCGGACGCTGATCTTGGTGGCGGCAGAGATCTCCTCCAGCGTAATGCCGCGCATTTCCCTCTCGCGCTTCAGGTTCTCGCCAAATGAG
This window of the Terriglobia bacterium genome carries:
- a CDS encoding helix-turn-helix domain-containing protein — translated: MGSFGENLKREREMRGITLEEISAATKISVRFLKSIETDEFSALPGGIFRRSFVRAYARYLGLDEDPLIEEYQMAAKTRADVDLSRFSPPNVHSRPEPPTRHTLWAVVIVVILLVLGVALWRRSHRPLQAPPGAKISTAASVRPALDPPNANGSSSQPANSKTAGAGVLATSAVVTPDVPKLPPVADADGRLVLQIATTERSWIAIDADGSMVMQGIMEPNTVKTFKATTSFDVLTGNAQGVILTLNGQTQKSLGREGEVKQVHLTWDSLKNPTSQ